Part of the Eikenella corrodens genome is shown below.
AGCAAAAAACACCACGACGAAGCACAAGCCACCCGCATCCTCACCCCCTCACCCTACCGCACCACCCCCGCCTGCCCCCACTACAACCAATGCGGCGGCTGCACCCTCCAACACGTCCACAGCAACGTTCAGGTAGCCTACAAACAACGCATCCTCGAAGACCAACTCCAACGCCTCGGCAAAGTCCGCCCCCAATACCTCCTGCCCCCCATCTACGGCCAAGCCTGGGGCTACCGCCACCGCGCCCGCCTCAGCGCCCACCACAGCCAAGGCCGCACCATCCTCGGCTTCCAAAGCCGCAGCAGCCACCGCATTGTCGATATCCGACAATGCCCCATCCTCGCCCCCCAGCTTGCCAACCAACTGGGCAACACCCGCGCCCTGATCCAGCAGCTAAACCGCCTGCACACCCCCGTCCGAACCATCGAAGTGCACCACAGCCCCGCCGCCAACAGCCTCACCCTACACACCGAACACCTCCCCAAAGCCGCCCGCACCCACCTCATCCAACACGCCCAAAGCCTGCCCGCCAACTGGCACATCTGGCTGCAAACCCCACACCGGCCCGCCCAACCCCTCCTGCCAGACAGCCCCCAACTCAGCTACAGCCTGCCCGAATACGCCCTCACCCTCCCCTACCGCCCCGGCGACTTCACCCAAGTCAACCCCGACGCCAACGCCCTGCTCGTTGCCCGCGCCATCCAGCTGCTGCAACCCCAACCCGGCGAACGCATCGCCGACCTTTTCTGCGGCCTCGGCAACTTCAGCCTCCCCATCGCCGCCGCCGGCGCACAAGTCATCGGCATCGAAGGCTCGCCCGCGCTCACCGAGCGCGCCAGCCAAAACGCCCGCCTCAACCACCTCGCCGAACGCGCCCAGTTCCACAGTGCCGACCTCTTCCAAACCACCGAACACACCGTCGCCGGCTGGGGCTATTTCGACAAAATCCTGCTCGACCCGCCCCGCAGCGGCGCCTACGCCCTCGTCCAAGCCCTGCACGCCCCCTACCTCCCCCGCCGCATCGTATACGTTTCCTGCAACCCCGCCACCTTCACCCGCGATGCCGCCGTACTCGTGGGCAAAGGCTACCAATTCCGCAACGCCGGCATCGTCAATACGTTCCCCCAAACCGCCCACGTCGAAACCGTCGGCTGCTTTGACTTGGCATAACCCCGCACACACGCTACTTGGATTCGGATTTCAAGTGCAACACTCGGACACCAGCGGTTGGAACAGATTTAAGAATAAAACACTTGGCGTTTCGTAGCCAAGTGTTTTTCTTGGCCGGTGGTTTAACTCATCTTGAACCCTGTGTATCTCCCGATCACTGATGTTTCGGAAATCGGTTTGTTTGGGGAAGTATTGCCGGATGAGTCCGTTGGTGTTTTCATTCAGCCCTTTTTCCCAAGAATGATAAGGACGGCAAAAATAGGTTTCCGCCTTCAATGCCTTGGCTATTTTGGTGTGTTGGTAGAATTCTTTGCCGTTATCTGTGGTGATGGTGTGCACCCTGCCTTTATGCGCCTTTAATGCCCTAACGGCTGCCCGGGCAGTGTCTTTGGCTTTTAAATTCTTTAATTTGCAGATGATGGTGTAGCGGGTAGTGCGTTCGACCAAGGTCAATAATGCACTCTTTTGATCCTTGCCGACGATGGTATCGGCCTCCCAATCGCCGATGCGGGATTTTTGGTCGACGATGGCGGGTCTGTTTTCTATGCCGACGCGGTCGGGTACTTTGCCTCCGGCCCGGGTACTGCCGTAGCGTTTGCGGTAGGGTTTGCTGCATATTCTGAGATGTTGCCACAAAGTGCCGCCGTTGCTTTTGTCTTGGCGAAGGTGGCGGTAAACGGTGCTGTGATGGAGTGTGATTTGGTGGTGTTTGCGCAGGTAGGCGCATACTTGTTCGGGACTGAGTTTGCGGCGGATAAGGGTGTGGATGTATTGGATTAGCTGCGAGTGGAGCTTATAGGGTTTTCGCCGACGCTGTTTGGTCAGCCGGCTTTGCCGTTGGGCTTGTTCGGCGCTGTATTGCTGCCCTTGTGTGCGGTGCCGCCTGATTTCGCGGCTGATGGTGCTTTTGTGGCGGTTAAGCTGTTTGGCGATTTCGGTGACGGTGCAGTGGCGTGACAGGTATTGGATAGGGTATCGTTCGTCTTGGGTCAGTTGTGTGTAGCCCATGGCAATCTTTCTTGCAGGAAAGGCCGTATGCTACCGCATACCGGCCTTTTTCTGTTAGGGAAAGTTGCACTTCAAATCCGAATCCGCCCTAGCGGATGAAAATCAGCATAGGGCAAGGCAACAAGCCAATGCCGCAGCATCCTAATCGTTCCCGATAAAGATATGGTGGATTAACAAAAACCAGTACGGCGTTGGCTCGCCTTGCCGTAACGTGTGTACCGTCTGCGGCTCGCCACCTTTTCCTGATTTTTGTTAATCCACTATAAAAAGGCTACCTGAAAATTTAGCTGCACAGAACTTTCCTGCACGACGTTTTAGCTTCGCTTCGCTACGTTTTCAGGTAGCCTTTCTCCAGCCCGCGCCGATTGCCCCGTGTTCGGTGTCCGCCCATTTGCTCTTTAACTTCTCAATCATGCAGCATCCCGCCTTGCAAACAACCACACCCCGCCATATCAAAAAGGCTACCTGAAAAAGATTTCTCCTTTTCAGGTAGCCTTTTGCCGCAACAGCCCTACCGCCGCCGCAGCAATACCCCGCTCTCGATATGCGGCGTAAACGGGAATTGGTCGAACAGCGCGGCGCGTTCGATGCGGTGGGTTTGTGTGAGCGTGGCGAGGTTGGCGTGCAGGGTTTCCGGATTGCAGGAAACGTAGATGATGTTGTCGAAATTCTGCAGCAGGCGCAGGGTGGCATCGTCTATGCCGGCGCGCGGCGGATCGACAAACACGGTGGAAAACGCGTAATCCGCCAGCCCGATGCCCTGCTCCTGCAGGCGGCGGAAGGTGCGCACGCCTTGGTAGGCCTGGGTGAACTCTTCGGCGGAAAGCCGCGCCAGGCGGATGTTGGCCGCGCCGTTAGCCTCAATATTCCACTGCGCCGCCTGCACCGAAGTTTTCGACAACTCCGTGGCCAGCACGCGGCGGAAATAACGCGCCAGCGGCAGGGTGAAATTGCCGTTGCCGCAATAAAGCTCCAGCAAATCGCCGCCCAACCCCGCCGCCGCGCCGCAGGCCCAATCCAGCATTTTTTGGCACACCGGCGCATTCGGCTGGCTGAAGCCGCCTTCGTATTGGCGGTAGAACCAATCGCGCCCGTCGGCATGCAGGCGTTCGGTAACGAAATCCTGCGCCAACACCAGCTTCTGCCCGCGGCTGCGGCCGATAATCATGATGCCCAATTCGCGCTGCAATCGCGCCGCCGCAGCCTGCCATTGCCCGCACAGCCGCTTGTGATAAATCATGCCCACCAGCATATCGCCGCTCAGGGTGGACAAAAATTCACACTGATACCACCGTTCCCGCAACAGCGGATCGGCCTGCACGGCAGCCAACAGCCGGGGCATCACAGCATTAATCGCGGCAGAAGCGGCAGGCAAGGAATCAATCCGGCGCAACGAGGCCGAACCGGCCTTCTGCCCGGGCTCGAACATGGCATAGCTGATGCTGTCGCCATCGTGCCAAACCCGAAATTCGGCACGCATCCGGTAATGCTTTTCAGGCGAAGCAAACACCTGCCACTCCGGCGGGGAAAATTCGGCAAAACGCTGTTTCAGGTAGCCTGCTTTTTGTTGCAGCTGGGCGGTGTATTCGGGGCTGGGCTGGGTCATGGGGAGTGTAGGATTAGGAAGAAATACAGGATTATAGCGGGAAGGGAAGGCTACCTGAAAATTCGTCGAGTGGGGAGTGTGGGATTTCCGATAGTCCTAGCACACAAGCACATCATTGCGAAAGTATTGTCCTACCCCAATTTACGTTTACAAATAAAAGGATATTCTATGAATCTATAAGTAGCGATAGATATTAATATTACTAAGGTAAAAATTATTGGGAATACCAATGAAAATGCATTAATCCCAATCTGTATTTTGCCATTATGCATATAACTTCTTAACGCATATAATATTATTCCATGCGTGAGATATATGCTGTAACTAACTTCCCCCAGCTTCCGCAAACCATTATTATTCAAAACTTCTCCATAACTATACCCATTAGCAATAAAAGAAAAAAGTATAGCCGTACCTACCATCTGAATTACAGTATATCCATTAGAAAATACAATAATAAGTATCAGCAAGGTTACTTGAAAAATATCAAATAATATTGTTTTTCTATCTAATATCTCCCGAATTCTTTCTTTAAAATATACAGATGGTAATGCCAACAAAAATAAAAAATACGCATGATAATCTGTTCGTTTCCATATATACAGAAACACTAACAACGATAATGGCAATACTATATACCATTTTGAAAATAATCTTCTATGCCACAATACATACCAGATTGGTAATGAAAAATAGAATCCCCATTCATAAATCAATGTCCAATTAACCCCTGCAATTACTATGCCACTTGGAAAATCTTCAAAATTACCACCAAGAAACAAGAGCCATCGGCGCAACCATTTAAAGAAACCAGGTAGATTTTCTAACGTTAGCGGCCTAAAATATAAAGTTACCAATACAATAAAAATAAATACAAACAAATACAACGGCACAATACGACGAACTCTAGACAAATAAAGTTGCCTCCATAAAATATCACCTTTCTGTACTTTAGAAAAAAATAAATACCCAGTAATTAAAAAGAAAAATGATACGGACACTGCTCCAAAATTATTTAATATTTGCGTTGTTGGTCGCACCCACTCACCCGTTGTATACATAATATAATTAATATAAAAATGATGAACAACTACAGCTGAGGCCAAAACGCCACGCAACCCATCCAGTGGAGAGTTTCTACGGGCAGCATCCCCATCCATAAGATTCATCTTACTTAAAAGGCGCGAAGAAACAAACAATGAAAAAATAAATAATCCCGTCAATATTAAAGATGAGGTTGAAAAATAATTTATATCCATAATATTTAGCTCAAGTATAGGCATCATTACTTAGACATGCTTATATGAACAACTCCATATATAGTGGATTAAAATCGCAATGATACAGCGTTGGCTCGCCTTGATGTACCACCTGTACGCCTTGCGGCTCGCCGCCTTGTCTCATTTTTATTTTAATCCACTATAATAAGAATTAATTTTTTAGCTACAAACCAGTTAAAAATAAAACACCACCATAAGAGGCTACCTGAAACTTTCAGGCAGCCTCTTTAGCTTCCGTGTTATCAGCGCCGATATTCGTTCAACAGCGTTTCCTGCATATCCAGTCCTTCTTCCCCTTCCTGCGCGGTGGCGCGGACATAGCTGCCGTCGGGCTGCATCAGCCAGGCTTTGCGGTTGTCGGCCAGGGCGAGGGTGAGGGCTTCGCGCATGATGCGCTGTTTGATGGCCGGGTTTTCCACGGGGGTGCAGATTTCGATGCGGCGGAAGAAGTTGCGCCCCATCCAGTCGGCGCTGGCGATGAAGAGCTCTTCGCGCCCGCCACTGTGGAAGTAGAACACGCGGGAGTGTTCGAGCAGGCGGCCGATGATGGAGCGCACGCGGATGTTTTCGGAAAGGCCGGGCACGCCGGGGCGCAGGGTGCACATGCCGCGCACGATTAAATCTATCTGCACGCCTGCCCGGCTGGCTTCATATAGGGCGCGGATGATGCCGGGCTCGATCAGCGAATTCATCTTGGCAATGATGCGGGCGGGGCGGCCGGCGCGGGCTTCGGCGGTTTCGGCGGCAATGCGCTCCAGCAACATGGGACTGAGGGTGAAGGGGCTTTGATAAAGCTTGTTGAGCCGCATGGGTTGGCCTAAGCCGGTGATTTCCATAAAGATGGCGTTCACGTCGGCGGTGATGGCTTCGTCGGCGGTGAGAAGGCCGAAGTCGGTGTAGATGCGGGAAGTGCCTTGGTGGTAGTTGCCGGTGCCGAGATGGGCATAGCGTTTCAGGTAGCCCCCTTCGCGGCGGATAACCAGCGCCATTTTAGCGTGCACTTTGTAGCCGAACACGCCGTACACCACATGCGCGCCTGCGCTCTCCAGACGTCGCGCCCAGTTGACGTTGTTTTCTTCGTCGAACCGCGCCATCAGTTCCACCACCACGGTTACCTGTTTGCCCGCATTGGCGGCAGCAATCAGGGCGCGGGCGAGGTCGGAATGGGTACCGGTGCGATAGATGGTCATCTTGATGGCCACCACATCCGGGTCGGCAGCGGCTTCTTGGATAAAGCGCACGGTGGGGGCGATGGATTGGTAGGGGTGGTGCAGCAGCACGTCGTGCTGTTTGAGCACTTCGGGCATGGGCTGGTCTTTGCGCACGTCTTTGGGCAGGCCGGGCGAGAAGGGGGCAAACTTCAAATCGGGCCGGTCCACCATATCGGGCACGGCCATCAGCCGCACCAAATTCACGGGGCCGACCACTTGGTAGAGCTCGTTCGGGCTCAAATTGCATTGCGCGAGCAGGAATTCGGCCACATGCGGCGGGCAGTTGTCGGCCACTTCCAGCCGCACTTCGTCGCCATACTGCCGCTCGCGCAACTCGGTTTGCACGGCGGCGCGCAGGTTGGTGAGGTCTTCTTCGTCCACCGTGAGCTCGCTGTTGCGCGTGAGGCGGAATTGGTAGCAGCCCTCCACATCCATGCCGGGGAAGAGCTTGTGCACATAAGCATGCAAAATGGAGGAAAGCAGCACGAAACCGTGCCCTTCGCTGAGCTCTTCCGGCAGTTTCACCACGCGCGGCAAAATGCGCGGCGCCTGCACCACGGCCATGCCGGAAGCGCGGCCGAAAGCGTCTTTGCCGGAAAGCGATACCACGAAGTTGAGCGACTTGTTGAGCAGGCGCGGGAAAGGGTGCGCCGGATCGAGCCCCAGCGGGGTGAGGATGGGCAACAGCTCGCGGTCGAAATAGCTTTCAATCCAGGCGCGCTGCTGATCCGTCCACTGGCGGCGCGGATAGAAGAAAATGCCCTCTTGGCGCAGCGCGGGAATCAGCTCCTTATTGAACAGCTCGTATTGCTCCTGAATTAATTTTTTGGCCTCGGCCGCCGCGGCCGCCATGGTTTCGGCGGGCGTGGTGCCGTTATCTAGGAGCGTGTGCGGGTTGAGCTGGCTTTCCTTCTTCAGCCAGGCCATGCGCACTTCGAAAAATTCGTCTAAATTAGAAGAAACGATGCACAAAAAGCGCAACCGCTCCAAAAGCGGCACGCCTTCGTCCCGCGCCTGCGCCAGCACGCGGCGGTTGAACGCCAGCAGGCTCAGTTCGCGGCAAAGGATGGTGGGCTGGTTCGGCATAAGGCTACCTGAAAAAGGAAATTGAATGAAAATGCTGTGTAAACAAACAGCTGCTTAGAAGAAATCAGCGCTATAATGGCAATACCGCCATCGGCAAAGCGCCGTGCGCGCCCGCTATAATTAACATAGCAATTATCGTTCCAACCTGCGCCCGAAGACAAGATATAGGCACGAAGCAGGCCGAACGTTTCCACCCGCCACCTTTCGGGAGACCCATTATGCGAACTCTGTTCCTCCTCTGCGCCACCCTCTTCAGCGCCGCCGCAGCAGCCGAAACCAGCGCCCAAATCAGCCTGCAAATCAACCCCTCCGCCGATTACTACTACGGCGGCTACGACAACTACTCCGGCTACTACCCCAGCCGCAGCTACTATTTCTACAACGGCTCCAACCAATACGGCGGCGGCGAAATCCAAACCACCGAGCAATACAGCCGGGGCGGCATCGGCTACACCGAACACCGCAACTGCCACACCAGCGCCGGCTCCACCATCTGCACCGGCAACTGGCGGCCGGTATCGCCCGTGCGCGGTAATATCCAAATCAACTACCGGCACTAAGTGCCCGCAGCGGTAAAAAGGCTACCTGAAAACCATCCTACGTTTTTTCAGGTAGCCTTTATATGGCTTGCACAAAGCCGGCAACTTGTTGCCACACTACGCTTGCTTAATGAAGCAGCCGTAGGTCGGACTTGAGAATCCGATCTACGGCTTTTCAGGTAGCCTGAAAGGGGAAAGGCTACCTGAAAGGGGAAAGGCTACCTGAAAGCGTGGAATTCAACAGAACCCGCGTGCGTGCGTTCCGCACGCACCCTACACACCGTCCAAATAACAGCAAGCAAAAGTAGCAACTGTATTTTTGCCCGACGGGTAAAAAATGCAGTTGCTACCTACTACACAGGCGGACTACGCTTTATTAATAGATCCGACATCCCGTAGCTTCAGCGGCTCGGCAGACAAAATCGTAAATTGCTTGGCTCAGTTCTGCTTCTTCCGGGTGTTTGAATGAAAGATTATCGGGATGTGCCACTTCGTAAGGGGTTGTGTTATGTGGAGCGTAGAATAATTTTGCCTTTCCTATCAACCCTTCTTTTAAGGGGCTATCACTGCCTTCAATAGCAGTGAGCAAACACTTGTAAAATTCATCGGTTACCTTAAATATGCAATTATTTTTTGAGGGTTTCACTTTATCCAAATAACAAAATGACCAAAAGTTGCACATGATGATATCCGCTTTAGAAAAATCCACGCCGTCCATTCTGTTATTCACTTTTTCAGGCGGTATAATCTCGCCTTCACGCAGGTTTCCTATCTTTTCTACCCCGTGAAAAGAGCAGTCGTATAACAGCCCTTCAAAGGTACAGTTTTTCAGATTGGAAGACCAAATAAAGCGCCTTGTGGATCTCTCCGCTAAAGAAACAATTTTCCAATAGTTCGCAGCTGAAATACAAACGGATATTTTTTTTGATTTGGTTAAAGCGGCAGTTCTTTAATGTAGCCCTCATAAACTTCCCGCATTTGTATTTGCAGCCTGCAAAACTACACGACAAGAAAGTAGCGCCACGTCCGCAAATAGCAGGTGTGCTTAAATCAAACACGCTTTCGTCAAAAATAACGTGGTCGATCACGGCGGTGAAACCCTCGGTTTCTTCAATCGCAAAATCCTGCCACAGCGAGCCTGAGAAGTCGGCATAAGACAGGGAGGCATGAATATTTTCTGTTTTGGTTATCCACCTTGTTCCACCCTGTGCAGGAATAGAAACTTCTTCTATTTTCCCTATCAGCTTAATCCCGCGAAAGTCTTGTAAGCCTTCTTCCGTCAAACCGAACGGCGAGACACTTAGGTTTTGGGTAACCGACAATATTTCTTCCAAGGTTGTATAAACATCCCAGCGCCTTTTCAGTTTAATCGAAACAGCCATTTTTTAACCCTTTAGAATAAAAGTTATACAAGTGTAGCATGGGAAAAACAGCTGTAGCATAAACATTTATGCCCATACGGTTTTTCAGGTAGCCTTTTATATTTCCATGCCATCCTCCACCAAGCTATCGGTAAAACCGCTGCCCCATGCTATTGTTGCAATATTGCAGGCGAACCGCACCGCCGCTGCCGTCCAAGCACAGGCCGTTGGCGGCGCTGCGGATGTGGCTGCCCTCGGCAATCCAATGCTGGCTGCGGCTGTTTTGGCAGGCGGTGGCGATGACGGGGCTGCCGGCGTCGCCGGTGGCTTCGGCGCACAAGCCGTTGATGTTGAGGCGCGGGCCGTCGAACATGAATTGCTGGTTGTTGCGCCCGTGGCAGGGCTGGCTGACCAGGTAGGCGGGCATGCCGCTGCGTTCGAGGCTGAGGCAGGAGTTGTCGGCGGCCTGGCGCAGCAGGGTGCGGCGGCCGTTGTTGGGCACGGGGCGGTAGTAGCCATCAAGCGGGGAGCTTTCGCTCATGATGACGGTGGTGCCCGGGACGGCGTCCACGCGCACGGTTTTGTGCACGGTGTGTGTGGTTTCCACAGGCAGATCGAGCGAGAAGAACCGCCCGTTTGGGCCGTCGAGATAGGTGCAGGCGGGGAGGGCGAGCAGGGCAATCAGGAATGGCGGGATTTTCATGGCGGTTCTTTCAGCGGGAGGAGCAGGCTACCTGAAAGCTGCGGGCGGTTTCAGGTAGCCTGTATGCGGTTTACGGCTGCACTTCCACATTGGCGAGTGCTTCGATATCCAACACGATTTCGTCTTGGCTGTCGCATTTTAAGGGGTTTTGGTCGCTGTTGATCACTTCTCCGTTCTTGATGAAGAAGGCATGAGTCTGCCAGCCGGTGTAGCCGCCGTAGCTGTTTTTGGCATTCACGCGGGCACACACCATATAGGAGGGGTAGTAGCTGATCTGCCCGGCGGCGACATATTGGTTTTTATGCACTTGTAGATATTTCCGCGGCCGGGAGAAGCCGCCGTACATCACGGAATTAGGGTCGATCAGGGTTTGGGCGAGGTGGCGCTTGATGAGTTGTTCGTGGTTGCGCGGGTAGCTGCCGTAGTCCATGCGGCGGATTTGATCCATGGTGAGCACGGTGGGTTTGGGCAGGCAGCCGGCGAGCAGGAAGCTGCCCAAGAGGGCGGCGAGAAGGCGTTTTTTCATTTTATATCCTTGTTTGGGATGATGAAATATTAACGGCAGTCGGTGAGCAGCTTGCGCATCAGCCGGCATTCGATGCCGATTTCTTGATTCAGCGGCAGCATGGCTTCGCCAAGGGGGCGGTAGCCGTTGAGCAGGTAGAACGGTTCGGAATTGAGCGAGGCGTAGAGCTTGAGCATGCCCAGCCCGTGTTGGCAGGCCAGCTCTTCGGCGCGGCCGAGCAGGGCGGTGCCGAGGCCTTGGCGCTGCACGAAGGGGTGCACATACAGGGCATCGAGCTGGGATTCTTGCAGATTAAGCTGGAAAAAGCCTTGGATGTGGTGCTTAAATTCGATCACCCACAAGAGCTTGCGTTCGTCTTCGAGGGTGTCGAGGTAGCTGTCGGGGCTGAGCAGGGCAAGCCAGGCTTGCAGCACGGCTTCACTGTAGTTGCGGGCGCAGGTGTAGCGCACGGCGTATTGGTGGGCGT
Proteins encoded:
- the rlmD gene encoding 23S rRNA (uracil(1939)-C(5))-methyltransferase RlmD; protein product: MNTATIHSIDHEGRGVARIHGKTTFITGALPQETVAYQITRSKKHHDEAQATRILTPSPYRTTPACPHYNQCGGCTLQHVHSNVQVAYKQRILEDQLQRLGKVRPQYLLPPIYGQAWGYRHRARLSAHHSQGRTILGFQSRSSHRIVDIRQCPILAPQLANQLGNTRALIQQLNRLHTPVRTIEVHHSPAANSLTLHTEHLPKAARTHLIQHAQSLPANWHIWLQTPHRPAQPLLPDSPQLSYSLPEYALTLPYRPGDFTQVNPDANALLVARAIQLLQPQPGERIADLFCGLGNFSLPIAAAGAQVIGIEGSPALTERASQNARLNHLAERAQFHSADLFQTTEHTVAGWGYFDKILLDPPRSGAYALVQALHAPYLPRRIVYVSCNPATFTRDAAVLVGKGYQFRNAGIVNTFPQTAHVETVGCFDLA
- a CDS encoding IS30 family transposase; this encodes MGYTQLTQDERYPIQYLSRHCTVTEIAKQLNRHKSTISREIRRHRTQGQQYSAEQAQRQSRLTKQRRRKPYKLHSQLIQYIHTLIRRKLSPEQVCAYLRKHHQITLHHSTVYRHLRQDKSNGGTLWQHLRICSKPYRKRYGSTRAGGKVPDRVGIENRPAIVDQKSRIGDWEADTIVGKDQKSALLTLVERTTRYTIICKLKNLKAKDTARAAVRALKAHKGRVHTITTDNGKEFYQHTKIAKALKAETYFCRPYHSWEKGLNENTNGLIRQYFPKQTDFRNISDREIHRVQDELNHRPRKTLGYETPSVLFLNLFQPLVSECCT
- the trmA gene encoding tRNA (uridine(54)-C5)-methyltransferase TrmA codes for the protein MTQPSPEYTAQLQQKAGYLKQRFAEFSPPEWQVFASPEKHYRMRAEFRVWHDGDSISYAMFEPGQKAGSASLRRIDSLPAASAAINAVMPRLLAAVQADPLLRERWYQCEFLSTLSGDMLVGMIYHKRLCGQWQAAAARLQRELGIMIIGRSRGQKLVLAQDFVTERLHADGRDWFYRQYEGGFSQPNAPVCQKMLDWACGAAAGLGGDLLELYCGNGNFTLPLARYFRRVLATELSKTSVQAAQWNIEANGAANIRLARLSAEEFTQAYQGVRTFRRLQEQGIGLADYAFSTVFVDPPRAGIDDATLRLLQNFDNIIYVSCNPETLHANLATLTQTHRIERAALFDQFPFTPHIESGVLLRRR
- a CDS encoding acyltransferase family protein, whose protein sequence is MDINYFSTSSLILTGLFIFSLFVSSRLLSKMNLMDGDAARRNSPLDGLRGVLASAVVVHHFYINYIMYTTGEWVRPTTQILNNFGAVSVSFFFLITGYLFFSKVQKGDILWRQLYLSRVRRIVPLYLFVFIFIVLVTLYFRPLTLENLPGFFKWLRRWLLFLGGNFEDFPSGIVIAGVNWTLIYEWGFYFSLPIWYVLWHRRLFSKWYIVLPLSLLVFLYIWKRTDYHAYFLFLLALPSVYFKERIREILDRKTILFDIFQVTLLILIIVFSNGYTVIQMVGTAILFSFIANGYSYGEVLNNNGLRKLGEVSYSIYLTHGIILYALRSYMHNGKIQIGINAFSLVFPIIFTLVILISIATYRFIEYPFICKRKLG
- the ppk1 gene encoding polyphosphate kinase 1, producing the protein MPNQPTILCRELSLLAFNRRVLAQARDEGVPLLERLRFLCIVSSNLDEFFEVRMAWLKKESQLNPHTLLDNGTTPAETMAAAAAEAKKLIQEQYELFNKELIPALRQEGIFFYPRRQWTDQQRAWIESYFDRELLPILTPLGLDPAHPFPRLLNKSLNFVVSLSGKDAFGRASGMAVVQAPRILPRVVKLPEELSEGHGFVLLSSILHAYVHKLFPGMDVEGCYQFRLTRNSELTVDEEDLTNLRAAVQTELRERQYGDEVRLEVADNCPPHVAEFLLAQCNLSPNELYQVVGPVNLVRLMAVPDMVDRPDLKFAPFSPGLPKDVRKDQPMPEVLKQHDVLLHHPYQSIAPTVRFIQEAAADPDVVAIKMTIYRTGTHSDLARALIAAANAGKQVTVVVELMARFDEENNVNWARRLESAGAHVVYGVFGYKVHAKMALVIRREGGYLKRYAHLGTGNYHQGTSRIYTDFGLLTADEAITADVNAIFMEITGLGQPMRLNKLYQSPFTLSPMLLERIAAETAEARAGRPARIIAKMNSLIEPGIIRALYEASRAGVQIDLIVRGMCTLRPGVPGLSENIRVRSIIGRLLEHSRVFYFHSGGREELFIASADWMGRNFFRRIEICTPVENPAIKQRIMREALTLALADNRKAWLMQPDGSYVRATAQEGEEGLDMQETLLNEYRR
- a CDS encoding RICIN domain-containing protein; translated protein: MKIPPFLIALLALPACTYLDGPNGRFFSLDLPVETTHTVHKTVRVDAVPGTTVIMSESSPLDGYYRPVPNNGRRTLLRQAADNSCLSLERSGMPAYLVSQPCHGRNNQQFMFDGPRLNINGLCAEATGDAGSPVIATACQNSRSQHWIAEGSHIRSAANGLCLDGSGGAVRLQYCNNSMGQRFYR
- a CDS encoding GNAT family N-acetyltransferase, which produces MSLITHLRPARIQDCEHIYNAHQYAVRYTCARNYSEAVLQAWLALLSPDSYLDTLEDERKLLWVIEFKHHIQGFFQLNLQESQLDALYVHPFVQRQGLGTALLGRAEELACQHGLGMLKLYASLNSEPFYLLNGYRPLGEAMLPLNQEIGIECRLMRKLLTDCR